GCGGCGCAACCATTGCGGAAAAATTAGCCGTCTACTTTCGCTCCGTTCCTCTACTTGCCGAGTACAGTGAGCTCCTTGGTCTTATCGTCGTTGTCGCCGGGATAACTTACCTCTCCCTGGTCGTGGGTGAATTGGTGCCGAAACATGTAGCTTTACGTAATCCCGAGCGAGTCACTTTGTTGTTTGTTCGACCGTTACGTTGGCTGCTTTTACTCTCCTATCCGGCGGTACGATTTCTCAGCGCCTCAAGCGACGGCATCATGAAGATGATGCGGCTTTAACT
This bacterium DNA region includes the following protein-coding sequences:
- a CDS encoding CNNM domain-containing protein; this encodes MSSIWLDILLLFLLVLANGWFAMVEIAVVSARKAKLQVLARKGNARAQEALALLTQPSRFLATVQIGISLVGVFAGAFGGATIAEKLAVYFRSVPLLAEYSELLGLIVVVAGITYLSLVVGELVPKHVALRNPERVTLLFVRPLRWLLLLSYPAVRFLSASSDGIMKMMRL